TTTTCTCTCCAAGTATTTTCTCCTCCACTAATTTCTATAGAATCTATACCTTTCTCATAAAGCTTTCTACAAACAAATTCACATTCTTTAAATGTAGCTCCACCTTCATCAAAATCCGAGCAATTAATTTTTATAGATATATGAAAATCTTCTCCTACTGCTTTTCTTATTTCATCATAAACTTCTAATATTAATGTACCTCTTTTTTCTTCTGAACCACCATACTTATCTGTTCTTTTATTAAAAAGAGGACTTAATGTTCTACTTAAAAAGTATCCATGTGCCCCATGAATTTGAATCCCATCAAATCCTGACTTTTTAGCCCTTTTAGCTGCATCTACAAAAGCTTTTACTATAGCTTTTATATCATCTTTTGGCATATTTTCACTTAGCCCATAAAATTCACTCCCAGTTTCCTTATTAATATAATTTTCTCCCAAAACTATTTGCATTAATACTTTAGCATCCTGTTTATGAATTCTATCTGTTAAAATCTTATATTCTTCAATAAAACTATCATCATAAATCCCAAGAATCTTAAGACTTGGTTTATCATAATCAAATATAGTAGTATAACTAGTTATTATTAACCCAACTCCACCCTTTGCTAATTCTTCATATATATTAAGTAATCTTTCAGTAATA
Above is a window of Clostridium sporogenes DNA encoding:
- a CDS encoding NADH:flavin oxidoreductase, which encodes MKSLFDKTCIKTMELKNRFVRSATWEGMATEEGHITERLLNIYEELAKGGVGLIITSYTTIFDYDKPSLKILGIYDDSFIEEYKILTDRIHKQDAKVLMQIVLGENYINKETGSEFYGLSENMPKDDIKAIVKAFVDAAKRAKKSGFDGIQIHGAHGYFLSRTLSPLFNKRTDKYGGSEEKRGTLILEVYDEIRKAVGEDFHISIKINCSDFDEGGATFKECEFVCRKLYEKGIDSIEISGGENTWREKNKTESIYKEYASKIAEEIDTPIILVGVNRSYNNMNDILNNSKIEYFSMSRPFIRELDLINKFKKGESERAKCISCGKCYGEHGIRCIFNM